In Kazachstania africana CBS 2517 chromosome 4, complete genome, the following are encoded in one genomic region:
- the MRPL17 gene encoding mitochondrial 54S ribosomal protein mL46 (similar to Saccharomyces cerevisiae MRPL17 (YNL252C); ancestral locus Anc_1.108): MNSKIPQEVTIRTSLLLSRIPIVVSKPTKFESSYRAYQYELEKRLMWTFPAYYYFKKGTLSEHKFLSLQKKPIIKNPKAWFPKGVPDIRHNRDRRMKQDVILPQKDNDKDDYLTRPIAKNSIETEDDLRANYSSLERKLRNNLYLLVREKDTGSWKLPSFEVLNSEDGAGLHEIAEKGLRDIGGVNINTWTVSNKPVSAITNSKKQTVEFVIKSHILAGKFNLKNSDKFTDFAWLTKIEAKDKVDNDYYEKIDHLLSG; encoded by the coding sequence ATGAATTCTAAGATCCCACAGGAGGTTACTATTCGAACCTCGTTACTTCTGTCTAGAATTCCGATAGTAGTGTCGAAGccaacaaaatttgagtCCTCGTACAGAGCTTACCAATATGAGTTAGAAAAAAGGCTAATGTGGACTTTTCCAGCATATTATTACTTCAAGAAGGGAACCCTATCAGAGCACAAATTTCTTTCCTTACAGAAGAAGCCCATAATCAAAAACCCCAAAGCTTGGTTTCCAAAAGGTGTACCAGATATTCGACATAATAGAGATCGACGTATGAAACAGGACGTAATATTGCCCCAAAAGGACAATGATAAAGATGACTACCTGACGAGGCCAATTGCAAAGAATTCTATAGAAACTGAGGACGATTTACGAGCAAATTATAGTAGTCTCGAAAGAAAGTTGAGAAACAATCTTTATTTGCTTGTTAGGGAAAAGGATACAGGCTCATGGAAATTACCGTCTTTCGAGGTTCTGAACTCTGAAGATGGAGCAGGATTACATGAAATTGCTGAGAAAGGTCTAAGAGATATTGGCGGTGTAAATATCAACACGTGGACGGTATCAAATAAGCCAGTTAGTGCAATcacaaattcaaagaaacaaaCTGTTGAGTTTGTCATCAAGTCACATATCTTAGCAGGTAAGTTCAACctgaaaaattctgatAAATTCACAGACTTTGCTTGGCTAACTAAAATTGAAGCTAAGGATAAAGTGGATAATGATTACTATGAAAAAATAGATCATTTGTTGAGTGGTTAG
- the TEX1 gene encoding Tex1p (similar to Saccharomyces cerevisiae TEX1 (YNL253W); ancestral locus Anc_1.107) has translation MIRQHMELLDNKRITTKVSNLITEKFVEGTLLRKNTQAIEDDRFNHVVTRSTSRFHTVTPNEVLSLQFHPDGNSLAYSRMDGSLTVWNNISNGQINNHSKKLYVQDASKSDRLVTDISWNVNNTKEFITVSNCNEVLVWNINSNNTKLLNCRALNFGSIKTKINRCSFDPRGNLVILTTKSEFIYLLDASNNFELLFKFKIDNLSESDTIYSIAWGNSGTNLFIGFKSGKLAILEVDQDDMKCLFNLQLHRSSITSIKMDPMGRYFLTGTSDGTCAYWNLKDLTCSKLINELDSITSIDINYLGKILVILLKNQTAHFYNLDDTKLLHSYSLKDFNSDVILKFHPNKSFYIVSGKNDTLDNHIMTSDDELKLWKQEVTKQMLTLKSKNNNHSNVRSNETSRNSSKKPKKFGNSVNKRNDLPKQSRFNN, from the coding sequence ATGATACGTCAGCATATGGAGCTTCTCGATAACAAGAGGATTACTACTAAAGTATCCAATCTTATAACGGAGAAATTCGTTGAAGGGACGTTACTTCGAAAGAATACACAAGCAATTGAGGATGATAGATTCAATCACGTAGTGACGCGTTCAACTTCAAGATTCCACACAGTTACACCGAATGAGGTTCTCTCATTGCAGTTTCACCCAGATGGCAATTCTCTTGCCTATAGTAGAATGGATGGTTCTCTAACGGTTTGGAATAATATCAGCAATGGGCAGATAAATAACCATTCCAAAAAACTATACGTCCAAGATGCGAGCAAATCTGATAGGCTCGTTACAGATATTTCATGGAATGTTAATAACACAAAGGAATTCATTACTGTTTCAAATTGTAACGAGGTTTTAGTCTGGAATATCAACTCAAATAATACAAAACTGTTAAACTGCAGAGCTTTGAATTTTGGTTCCATAAAGACTAAAATTAACAGATGTTCCTTTGATCCTAGAGGCAATTTGGTTATTTTAACAACAAAGTCAGAGTTCATTTACTTGCTTGATGCAAGCAATAATTTTGAGCTTCTGTTCAAATTTAAGATTGACAATCTCTCAGAAAGCGATACTATCTATTCCATTGCATGGGGAAATTCAGGAActaatcttttcattggATTCAAAAGTGGTAAATTAGCTATCTTGGAAGTAGACCAAGATGACATGAAATGCCTTTTCAATCTACAACTACATAGAAGCTCTATTACATCCATAAAGATGGATCCAATGGGCAGATATTTTCTCACAGGAACCTCTGATGGAACGTGTGCATACTGGAATCTGAAAGATCTCACTTGCTCCAAACTGATTAATGAGCTAGATTCAATTACATCGATAGATATCAATTATCTCGGTAAAATATTAGTTATTTTGTTAAAAAATCAGACAGCCCACTTTTATAACCTGGATGATACAAAGTTGCTGCACTCTTACTCCCTAAAAGACTTTAACTCGGACGTTATATTGAAGTTTCATCCAAATAAATCGTTTTACATAGTCTCTGGTAAAAATGATACGCTGGATAATCATATCATGACATCAGATGATGAGTTAAAATTATGGAAGCAGGAGGTCACTAAACAAATGCTAACATTGaaatctaaaaataataatcatTCAAACGTCCGTTCAAATGAAACGTCCAGaaattcttccaaaaaACCGAAGAAGTTTGGAAATAGTGTTAATAAAAGGAATGATTTACCCAAACAAAGTAGATTTAATAATTAA
- the RTC4 gene encoding Rtc4p (similar to Saccharomyces cerevisiae YNL254C; ancestral locus Anc_1.106) produces MRSEHLTRKTAIYSTKPGSIPFKRRKCNDKNGNSNELKSLDKFEQTKIAKYEISALDTEISLESDAHDSSSDTDRSARSGKKGELKDGNKGNESSSDSEIDSFLSDINTSIQQSLTQGQDLGNVRIVKNKKFELSDDDEEDASDLELNSMKQDSNKDLEEDPRAKYKRRLKLRKSYIKRFDIPTILYSDDLVSKCEGHFKIVPYILEGKIGSMYYQLAKEAFKNSKKAYLSAEEFREMDLLKFIAGFYGLKRQLVIGEEIVKRFKPMLVKNKSPTVKWWGATDFASYVLAPEVLSSLCIEEMGLLKNNDKKIGELYNKEKYLDKREKVFKIFRKTVEFGLQVSDVDPLERWEIATERELLESLNLNLDKYSSTCWQR; encoded by the coding sequence ATGAGATCTGAACATTTGACAAGGAAAACTGCCATATATAGCACAAAGCCAGGAAGTATCCCGTTTAAACGAAGGAAATgcaatgataaaaatgggAATTCCAAcgaattgaaaagtttggacaaatttgaacaaaCCAAAATAGCCAAATATGAGATTTCTGCCTTAGATACCGAAATATCGTTAGAATCAGACGCTCACGACTCGAGTAGTGATACTGATAGATCTGCCAGAAGTGGTAAGAAGGGCGAATTGAAAGATGGCAATAAGGGAAATGAATCAAGCAGTGACAGTGAAATTGATTCTTTTTTAAGTGATATCAACACAAGCATTCAACAAAGTCTCACTCAAGGACAGGATCTTGGTAATGTGAGAATTgtgaaaaataagaagttTGAGTTGtcagatgatgatgaagaagacgcTAGTGACTTGGAACTGAACAGCATGAAACAAGACTCCAATAAAGATCTCGAGGAAGATCCTCGagcaaaatataaaagaagactaaaattgagaaaatcATACATAAAAAGGTTCGACATACCGACAATATTATATTCTGATGACTTAGTCTCGAAATGTGAAGGGCATTTTAAAATAGTGCCATATATCCTAGAGGGAAAGATAGGCTCGATGTATTATCAACTGGCTAAGGAAGCATTCAAAAATTCGAAAAAAGCATATTTATCAGCAGAAGAGTTCAGAGAAATggatcttttgaaattcatcGCTGGGTTCTATGGCTTGAAAAGACAGTTAGTCATAGGAGAGGAAATCGTCAAAAGATTCAAACCCATGCTGGTCAAAAACAAATCACCAACGGTAAAATGGTGGGGAGCAACTGATTTTGCTAGTTATGTGCTAGCACCCGAGGTATTGTCATCTTTGTgtattgaagaaatggGATTactcaaaaataatgataagaAAATAGGTGAGCTTTATAATAAAGAGAAATACCTGGATAAGAGGGAGAAAGtgtttaaaattttcagaaaaacCGTGGAATTTGGATTACAGGTAAGTGATGTAGACCCTCTAGAACGATGGGAGATCGCCACCGAACGAGAACTTTTggaatcattgaatttgaatctaGATAAATATTCCAGCACATGCTGGCAGCGTTAG
- the GIS2 gene encoding mRNA-binding translational activator GIS2 (similar to Saccharomyces cerevisiae GIS2 (YNL255C); ancestral locus Anc_1.105), translated as MSSQKACYICGKLGHLAEDCDSEKLCYNCNKPGHVQSECTEPRTVSNKQCYNCGETGHIQSECTVQRCYNCNEVGHISRDCDQPKRFNNNNNKRFNSRLSCYKCGGPNHMAKDCRSAEVKCYTCGRFGHVAKDCSADPNEKVCYKCNEAGHISRDCPAQ; from the coding sequence ATGTCATCTCAAAAAGCTTGTTATATTTGCGGTAAGTTGGGCCATTTAGCAGAAGATTGtgattctgaaaaattatgttaCAACTGTAATAAACCAGGTCACGTCCAATCAGAATGCACAGAGCCAAGGACTGTAAGTAATAAGCAATGTTACAATTGTGGAGAAACTGGCCATATTCAATCTGAATGTACCGTTCAACGTTGTTATAACTGTAACGAAGTTGGCCACATTTCCAGAGACTGTGATCAACCAAAGAGattcaacaacaataacaaCAAGAGATTCAATTCTAGATTATCCTGTTACAAGTGCGGTGGCCCAAACCATATGGCTAAGGACTGTAGATCTGCTGAAGTCAAGTGTTATACCTGTGGTAGATTTGGTCATGTAGCCAAGGACTGTTCAGCTGATCCAAATGAAAAGGTTTGCTACAAGTGTAACGAGGCTGGCCACATCTCCAGAGACTGTCCTGCTCAgtaa
- the FOL1 gene encoding trifunctional dihydropteroate synthetase/dihydrohydroxymethylpterin pyrophosphokinase/dihydroneopterin aldolase FOL1 (similar to Saccharomyces cerevisiae FOL1 (YNL256W); ancestral locus Anc_1.104), with protein sequence MKMNKDNLHIKNLKLKTITGPNLWNQIQPQNCRLSVDVETNFSECSRTDDLKYSLNYASLASDITKFVKKKENWNSLNNLSKSVYDYVQDYKKSIKSLEVSIQNENLHARTNKISWCYGNRFNRLMINDLKVMTIIGIFNFERVQKQTISIDLTIESKNINSCSFPIKKIINDCVTFTENSDFKTVEALAEAINNIVAEIIDTDEDTIVTVKVMKLNAITDTDSVGVSCQRKASKLINAHQKLPSTERIKAEQPSFDNETVTNGQNTVYLSFGSNIGDRIMNIQEAIKILDEHESITVKNISSFFESEPMYYLNQNQFINGCVECQTILTPRELLKAIKDIEYNKLNRVKEFDNGPRTLDLDIIMYLDSKGNQIIVNEPDLIVPHDKMLERSFVLEPLCELIPSNFEHPISTEPISKHLSAIYERGNDEDYLWKVIPIPNHNKETEKGTRFLKFKTICKTNEFTAKRKRITISPTYLMGILNTTPDSFSDGGKYNTLEKQLDCIKVMCQEHFKLHENIIIDVGGCSTRPNSVQATVEEELARTIPIIEQIRQCKELPQDKIIISIDTYRSEVAEKAIQVGADIINDISGGAFDSDLFNIISSHPNVAYVLSHTRGDIATMTKLTSYDEFTGSEGCEFFNEEEYTGNNLKFIRVLGRELATRYQIALSKGVRRWQIIVDPGLGFAKDLNSNLKVIRELPFLKNYSFLEDGTNNYTSFRNLPFLLGPSRKKFIGTITKDDDAQNRDFATGSIVASCIGFGADLVRVHNVADCSKSIKLADATYKLLE encoded by the coding sequence ATGAAGAtgaataaagataatttgCATATTAAGAACCTAAAATTAAAGACAATTACGGGTCCCAATCTATGGAATCAAATACAGCCTCAGAATTGTCGACTATCTGTGGACgttgaaacaaatttttctgaATGCTCAAGAACTGACGATTTAAAATACTCTTTGAACTACGCTAGTTTGGCTAGTGATATAACTAAGTTTgtcaagaagaaagaaaattggaattctttgaataatttatcGAAATCTGTCTATGACTATGTGCAAGACTATAAGAAAAGTATAAAATCACTGGAAGTCTCAATACAAAACGAAAACTTACACGCTAGGactaataaaatttcttggtGCTACGGTAATCGTTTTAATAGACTTATGATCAATGACTTGAAAGTAATGACAATAATTggtattttcaattttgaaagggTACAAAAACAGACAATTTCAATCGATCTAACGATTGAAtctaaaaatatcaatagcTGCTCATTCccaataaaaaaaataataaatgaCTGTGTGACTTTTACGGAGAATTCAGATTTTAAGACTGTAGAAGCATTGGCAGAAGCGATTAACAATATTGTCGCTGAAATAATCGACACAGATGAGGATACTATCGTGACAGTAaaagtaatgaaattgaatgcCATTACTGACACTGACTCTGTCGGTGTAAGTTGTCAAAGAAAAGCctcaaaattaataaatgCTCACCAAAAACTTCCATCCACTGAAAGAATCAAGGCAGAACAGCCTTCTTTTGACAACGAAACTGTTACTAATGGACAAAATACTGTATATCTGTCGTTTGGTTCCAATATAGGCGATAGGATTATGAACATCCAAGAAGCcattaaaattttggacGAACATGAAAGTATCACGGTAAAAAATATATCCTCCTTCTTTGAAAGTGAGCCTATGTATTATctgaatcaaaatcaattcattAATGGTTGCGTAGAATGTCAAACTATTTTGACTCCAAGAGAACTGCTGAAAGCTatcaaagatattgaatataaCAAGCTGAATCGTgtaaaagaatttgataatggGCCCAGAACCTTAGATCTAGATATCATTATGTATCTCGATTCGAAGggaaatcaaataattgtaAACGAACCTGATTTAATTGTCCCTCATGATAAAATGCTAGAGAGATCATTTGTCCTAGAGCCACTTTGTGAATTGATTCCCTCCAATTTCGAGCATCCGATTTCCACCGAACCAATATCAAAACATCTATCAGCAATCTACGAAAGAGGAAACGATGAAGATTATCTATGGAAGGTGATACCTATTCCAAACCACAACAAGGAAACCGAGAAGGGAACAAGGtttttaaaattcaagaCAATATGCAAAACTAATGAGTTCACTgcaaagagaaaaagaatcACTATATCACCCACGTATTTAATGGGAATATTGAATACTACACCtgattcattttctgatgGAGGCAAGTACAATACCTTGGAAAAACAACTTGATTGCATCAAGGTAATGTGCCAGGAGCATTTTAAATTacatgaaaatattataattGATGTCGGTGGTTGTTCTACAAGACCAAACTCTGTTCAGGCAACGGTAGAGGAAGAACTAGCAAGGACCATACCGAttattgaacaaattaGACAGTGTAAAGAGCTTCCACAGGACAAAATCATAATTTCTATCGATACCTATCGTTCTGAGGTTGCTGAAAAGGCAATCCAGGTTGGTGCAGATATAATAAATGATATTTCAGGGGGAGCTTTCGATAGCGACCTATTCAACATAATATCATCTCATCCCAATGTTGCTTACGTTTTATCTCATACAAGAGGCGATATTGCCACAATGACAAAACTTACCTCTTATGATGAATTTACGGGTTCAGAAGGTtgtgaattttttaatgaagaagaatataccggtaataatttgaaatttattagaGTCCTGGGACGTGAACTAGCTACAAGATATCAAATCGCCCTTTCGAAGGGTGTCAGACGTTGGCAAATTATTGTAGACCCTGGTTTAGGATTTGCTAAGGATTTAAATTCGAATCTCAAAGTTATTAGAGAGcttccatttttgaaaaattactcATTCTTAGAAGATGGTACCAATAACTATACTTCTTTCCGTAATCTACCATTCCTACTTGGCCCATCacgaaaaaaattcattggTACCATTACTAAAGACGACGATGCACAAAACAGAGATTTTGCCACTGGTTCAATTGTAGCATCATGCATTGGATTTGGTGCAGACTTAGTTAGAGTGCATAATGTCGCTGACTGTTCCAAGAGTATAAAATTGGCAGATGCAACatataaattattagaatGA
- the KAFR0D03840 gene encoding uncharacterized protein → MSFNLGLQMEKQDSFDLSAILNCPKLLNIYIKNMTPIMEKNQLESSYQNVHALTPLMQNKYPKGGVVDPPLSTCQLDTLNFGHNVNWRDELLTPYSASIYSPDSSVSRSNTSLDSVEEAISHLDDELSQYLNLEACQSAGNMTPMDELQDYGDAKENILTIPSILQDAELTDFQNYRFVTPETLIIKRSKNHVVTKGLVTKRRLENKIEKSLRNVFDTPMEYSQLEISGNFEHFLPNTGN, encoded by the coding sequence ATGTCGTTTAATTTAGGTTTACAGATGGAAAAGCAAGATTCCTTTGATCTGTCTGCTATCTTGAATTGTCCAAAGTTGCTTAACATATACATCAAAAATATGACACCAATTATGGAAAAGAACCAGTTAGAGTCTAGTTATCAAAATGTACATGCTCTTACTCCTTTGATGCAAAATAAATACCCAAAAGGAGGGGTTGTTGATCCTCCATTGAGTACATGTCAATTAGACACATTAAATTTTGGTCACAATGTAAATTGGAGAGACGAACTACTAACTCCATATTCTGCTTCCATATATAGCCCAGATAGCAGCGTCAGCAGAAGCAACACTTCACTAGATTCCGTTGAAGAAGCTATTTCGCACCTTGACGACGAACTTTctcaatatttgaatttagaGGCCTGTCAATCGGCAGGCAATATGACTCCAATGGACGAATTACAAGACTATGGCGATgctaaagaaaatattttaacaATCCCTTCTATTCTTCAGGATGCTGAACTTACCgatttccaaaattataGGTTTGTCACTCCAGAGACGCTAATCATTAAAAGATCCAAAAATCATGTCGTCACTAAAGGCTTAGTCACAAAAAGGAGGCTAGAAAATAAGATTGAGAAATCTTTAAGAAATGTATTCGACACGCCAATGGAATATTCACAGCTCGAAATCTCaggaaattttgaacaCTTCCTGCCAAATACTGGTAACTAG